The genomic stretch CAGGCTTATGATCTGAAAGGCTTTGAGTATGCCGGTCCCGAATTCAAGGCCATGGAGATAAAAGGAAGTACTGTGATCGTATCCTTAGATCATGTCCCCAATGGGATTACGTCTTACGGAAAGGAAGTGACCAGTTTTGAGTTGGCTGGAGAAGATAAAAAGTTTTATCCGGCCACGGCAGTTTTACGAAGAAAGTCAGTGATGTTGTCCTCTCCGCATGTGGACAAGCCGGTGGCGGTGCGATATGCATTTAAAGATTTTGTGGTAGGCGAAATCTTTAGCAACGGAGGAATCCCGATGAGTTCGTTCAGAACGGATGAATGGTAGATGTCCGTCACAGGTGCTCATTTCAAATGAGCACCTGTGACGTCATCGATATTCATATGTCTAATATCCATAAATGGTCCAAGTTACCAGACTTCGACTATTCCTTAGACGAGGACATGTTTTTAGCCTTTTACTAAATCAATGCCCTGATTTCCTTTACTAACCAAATCCCTATTTAAGTTTTATGGTATTTTCCTTAAATAAGAAGTGTCCTTGTTTAAGGTTTTTGCTTGTTTTTTTGCATAAGAAGTTGTCTCATAAGTCCTCATTGCGAACGCAGTGGAGCAATCTCCATAATACATGCAGTCAAAGTACATTGAGATCACTATTGGGGACGGTTTGTCCCATGTCTGATATCACAGCATACCACAGGAAGGTGTCGCCATTTGATTTTTCTATTTTGAGGCATTATTGGAGGAAAATGAAAGTACCTTTTTTATTTACAGTCTGTCTTTTATGGTTCGGGATCACTGAATGTTTTGCTCAGGATATCACCGGTTATAATCCGGTGTGGACTTCCATGAGTGAAAATGCCAGTGAGTCCATGCCTTTGGGAGGTGGGGACGTTGGCATGAATGTATGGGTGGAAGATGGAGACCTGTTCTTTTACTTTTCCCGCAGCGGGACCTTTGATGAGCACAATACTTTGCTGAAGCTGGGAAGAATCAGGGTGAAATTGAGTCCTAACCCATTCAGGGATGGCGGTTCTTTTCGCCAGGAACTTGATCTGGAAAAGGGAAGCATTTCCATTGATGGAGGGACAGGTGAAGATGCAGTCAATATCAGTCTCTGGGTGGATGTATGCCGGCCGGTAATCCATGTAGAGGTACAGGGTGAGCGGCCTTTCCGGATGGAGACGGCCTATGAAAGCTGGCGATATAAAAACCGTCCGGTAAAAGGTGCTGCCAATAATGCCAATTCCTACAAATGGGCTCCCCAGGGAGACATCATCACTTACCGGGACAGCATCACCTTTGAAGAAGGCGGCGTGCTGTTTTATCATCAGAACCGGGAAAAGACGGTCTTTGATGTGGCGGTAGTCCAGCAAAAAATGGAGCCGGTCAAAGAAAAAATGAGCAACCCGATTGGAAGTTTGACCTTTGGCGGTATGTTGAAGAGTGAGGACCTGAGTCCAGCAGGTAATGGGGAAGGAATATATCAGGACACTGATTTCAGGTCCTGGAAGCTTGAAAGCATTCAGGCAAAGCAGAAGCAATCGTTTGAGATTCTTTTACATACTGACCAGACGCCGCAACAGGAGAAATGGCAGGATGGATTGGCCCGTTTGATAAACGATCAACCCAGGTCCTCCAAAAAAGCAAAAGCCAATACAGAAGCTTGGTGGCAAAGTTACTGGAACAGGAGCTATGTGGTCACAGATCCCGGGCGTAGGTCAGCCAACGACACGGTTTGGCAAATTGGCCGCAACTACCAGCTTTTTCGCTATATGCTGGGCTGCAATGCATACGGCAGCTACCCGACAAAATTTAACGGTGGCCTGTTTACCGTAGACCCGGTATACACGAAAGAGGATATGCCTTTTACACCCGACCACCGCAACTGGGGCGGAGGCACGATGACCGCCCAAAACCAGCGACTGGTGTATTTTCCCATGGTTCGAACGGGAGATTTTGAAATGATGCAGCCACAGTTTGACTTTTACCTGCGGGCCTTGAAAAATGCGGAACTTCGGAGCAAGGTCTATTGGGGACATAGAGGGGCCAGCTTCACTGAGCAGCTGGAGAATTTTGGCTTGCCCAATCCTGCGGAATATAATTGGGAGCGGCCCGAAGGCTACGATCCTGGTATGCAGGCTAATGCCTGGTTGGAGTACCAATGGGATACGGTGCTGGAATTTTGCCTGATGATGATGGAGCAGGAGCGTTATACCGGAAAAGACATTTCCAACTATATTCCGTTTATTGAAAGCTGCCTACGTTTTTTTGATGAGCATTATCAGTATCTGGCCAGACGACGAGGGGCGAAGACTTTCGATCAAAATGGCGATCTGGTGCTGTACCCAGGTACTGCTAACGAAACCTACAAGATGGCCTATAACGCCAATTCGACCATAGCTGGCTTGCAGACCATACTGACGCGGCTATTGGAGTTACCTTACCTTGATAGTGTCCAGAAAGTGCATTGGCAAGAGATGTTGGAGCGTATTCCTCCATTGAATTTTAGGGAGATAGATGGCCATCAGGTATTGGCTCCCGCCAAGCTGTGGGAACGGGTCAATAATACAGAGGTGCCGCAGCTTTATCCGGTTTATCCCTGGGGAATTTATGGGATCGGAAAGCCGGATTTACAAACGGCCATCAATACCTGGAAGTATGACCCTGATGCGATCAAATTCAGGAGTCATATAGGCTGGAAGCAAGACAATATCTTCGCTGCCCGGATGGGGCTTACCGATGAAGCGGCAAAATTCACCCTACGGAAAATGGGTGATTCAGAAAGACGTTTCCCCGCTTTTTGGGGGCCAGGCTTTGACTGGGTGCCGGATCACAACTGGGGAGGATCAGGGATGATCGGAATGCAGGAAATGCTGTTACAGACGGATGATAAGAAAATTTACCTTTTCCCGGCATGGCCAAAGGACTGGGATGTCCGATTTAAGCTGCACGCCCCATACCAGACCACAGTAGAGGGAATAGTGGAAAATGGTGAACTAAAAGAGTTGACTGTACTTCCTGCTGAAAGAAAGGCGGATGTGGTCAATATGTTGGGATGGAGCCTGGAGGAGAAGATGGATTGGAATTGAAAAATTTGAAGATTAAAGAATTGGCTTAGGAAACCCATTAAGAGTTTTATACCTAATATTTACCCTCAACACTCAATACTAAATACTCAAATACTAAAAATACAATGAACCTAAAATATGTAATCACGGGAATAGGATTGGGGCTATGTACCGGTAGTGCAGCAATGGCCCAAGAGAATGCCCTGGTGGATAATTCTCAAAGTCCATATGCCAAACTAAACAGTGTAGACCTACAGGATGTGACCTGGACAGATGGCTTCTGGGGAGAGAAATTTAAAATGAGCAGGGAAAATACCCTGCCGTTTATGTGGGAGCTGTATCATGATGCAGATAAAAATCACGCCGTGAGGAATTTTGAGATAGCTGCCGGAGAGATGAAGGGCAAACACGACGGACCTTCTTTTCATGACGGGGATTTTTATAAAGTCTTTGAAGGAATGGCGGTGCTGTATGCAGAGACGCAGGATCCTAAGATCGATGCCCAGATGGATGAAGCCATTGCCCTGATCGCAAAGGCCCAGCGGGAAGATGGGTATTTGCACACTCCTGTGCTTATTGAGGAGCGTTGGGGGACACTAGGTGACGAGTATCTTCAGAAGCAGCTGGGATTCGAAAAATACAATATGGGCCACTTGATGACCGCTGCTTGTGTACATTACAGGGCCACGGGCAAAGATAATTTCCTCAACGTAGCCAAAGGTGTGGCTGATTTTCTTTACAACTTTTATCAAAAAGCTTCTCCTGAACTGGCAAGAAATGCCATCTGCCCCAGTCACTATATGGGGGTGGTGGAGATGTACCGGACCACTGATGACGAGCGCTATTTGGAGCTCGCTCAAAACCTGATAGACATTCGTGGCAAAACCAGCGACGGAACAGACGATAACCAGGACCGTGTGCCTTTCCGGGAGCAAACAGAAGCAATGGGGCATGCCGTGCGCGCCAATTATCTCTATGCGGGAGTAGCTGATCTGTATGCGGAAACAGGCGAAGAAAAGCTGCTGGAAAACCTGAAATCTATATGGGATGACGTGGTCTATCGTAAGATGTACGTGACCGGCGGCTGTGGTGCTCTGTATGATGGGGTTTCCCCAAATGGTACTTCCTATAATCCAACGGAAGTGCAGAAAATCCACCAAGCCTATGGAAAACCGTATGAGTTGCCCAATGCTGCCGCGCATAACGAAACCTGCGCCAATATCGGCAATGTGCTCTGGAACTGGCGAATGCTGCAGTTGACCGGGGAGGCGAAATACATGGATGTGATCGAACTGAACCTGTACAACAGCATCCTTTCTGGCATTAGCCTGCAAGGAACGGAGTTTTTCTACACCAATCCGCTGAGTGCCAAAAAGGACTTGCCTTATCACCTGAGATGGCCCAATACCAGGGAAGGGTATATCGCCCTGTCCAATTGCTGTCCTCCTAATGTAACCCGGACTTTGGCGGAAGTGGCTAACTACGCTTATAGTGTTTCCGAAGAAGGCGTATATGTAAACCTATATGGGAGCAATCAGCTAAAAACTTCTTTAGCGGATGGAAAAGAATTGGAGATTGCTCAGGTTACCTCCTATCCGTGGGACGAGCAGGTGACATTGGATGTCAAAAAAGCACCAGCCGGGGAATTTTCTTTTTTCCTGAGAATCCCAGGGTGGTGCAATGAGGCCAGCTTGGAAGTGAACGGTGAAAAGCAACGTATAACGCTGGAGTCCGGCCGGTATGCAGAGATCAAGAGAAAATGGAAAAAAAACGATCAAGTGAAATTGACCTTGGAGATGCCGGTGAAATACCTCGAAGCCAATCCGTTGGTGGAAGAAGCCCGTGGACAGGTGGCTGTAAAAAGAGGACCCATCGTGTATTGTGTGGAATCAATGGATTTGCCGGAGGGAAAAACAGTGGATGATGTAATCCTTTCTTTGGACGAAAACCTGTCTCCTGAAAAATTCACCATTGGTAATACGGAACTGACCAGCCTTACCGGGCAGGTGTATTATCAGTCAGAAGATCACTGGCAGAACAAGTTGTATCGGGAAGTTTCGGCCACACCTTACGAAAAGGGAAGTATCCGTCTGGTGCCTTATTACAGCTGGGCCAATCGAGGAGACGGTGAAATGATGGTTTGGCTGCCTTATGAGAGAAAATAGCTGGGTTCTATATGATTTACTGTGTGCAACTAATTTTCGTTGCTTGCTAAATTTCAGCGTAATTTTCACCTTCTGCTCTTTGTTCCTTTTTTGCTTCAGGTCAAAAAAGGAACAAAAACCTGTCCGCCTGTGGAGGAAAACCTGCTGCGGTGAGCTATTTGACTTAAATCAAAGCCAGCGGCACGCGCAGACAAACTCCTCCTAATAAGCTATCAGCAATATTACTGTGCTGATTTCTGTCAAGTCTATCTGGCTGATAGACAGGCAAGCCTGCGCTATTTTCATTGCACTTCTTTGATTTCTTAACGCCAAATACCTCAAGGCAGAACAGGGAATTCTCTCCTTACAAGGATTGTGAAACAGTTGGAAGAAAATACTGCCTTGCTTATTTACCCATTATAATCCATATAGAATCGATAAAAGAATAAGCACAATAAAGTATCAAGAGGCAAGAAGCAAATCTTAAAAACCTGAGTTTAAAAACCGTCACTGCGAAGCGTGAGAAGGGGGATTTGAGGGAAGGAGCTGCCACGCCCTTTCTGACTCACACCCCATCCTAAAAAGGGCCTGTTTGGTACCAGACAAGCCTGTTTGGCACCAGACAAGCCTGCCTTTGGCTGTCGACAAGTTCGCACTGAAAACGAGATTGCTTCACTCCGTTGCTCTGCGTTCGCAATGACGGAATGACATCGAATTTACAGTCGGAACTCAGGTTAAGAATTACTGTCGTCCGACTAAATTTCACATATGCTGAAAAAGTAGGTTTAAACGAAAAGAGAAAAGATTTTTTCGATTTCCTAAAACTACCCCATCCTCTGAAGGGGGGATCAGAAAGTCCCTTTTAGGGGGGGAGGGGTGGATTTTAACGATTTTCCTTTCAAAGCAAAATCTTTACCCGGACGCCAATGGTTAAGAACAAGAAAAGGCTTTCCGTGTATTTACTCGGAAAGCCTTTTCTTTTCTCAGCGCTCAATTGATACTCGTTACAAACGAGGGTCATTTACGAGCGGTTACTTTTTTATTTGAATTCACCATTTTTCAGTCTAAGGGATTCTTCAAGATGGGCTTCGATCATATCGTAAACTGCTTCATTGCCATCTTCACCATTTGGGCCGACGATGATCATGCCGTCACCATCACCATCTTGGACAAGTCCTGGATCAATGCCCATCAGGAGTTTATCCATGTAAAGTTCAAGAACCAGTTCTTGGGTGGCATTTACTTCCGTTCCTGGATTAAACTTGATGTCAATATTGTCTTCGATGTCCAGGTACATCATGGATGGGATGCCTTTCCAGTCCGCCTTGATCAGGACAGATTTTCCGTACATAGGGTTCGTTTCCGGAAGATTGTCTGCTTTGGTAAGGTCAAAGCTCAAGTTCGTGTAGAATCCATTTGGCGCCAGGAAGCTTCCCATTCTGGAAAGCAAAATATGCTCATCTTTCACCAAAGGAACTACAAATTTTGGTCCCTTATTTGGTGTCATAATTTTAATGGGCTTGGTTTTGCCATCGGCAATTCTAAGATGCATTTTGACATCTTTTACGCTGATATTCACATCGGTGACGGTGACGTTTCTGAATACCAGGCTTCCATCATCCCCTTCTGTGGGGATATTGGTGCTTACTTTTGCAGAAAGGGTTACTTCACTTTCTTGAATTTCTTGGGATTCTTCGGTTTGGTTACAGGAAGCAAGCAGGGCAGAAGTGGAAAATGCCAGCAGCAGGTTTCTAAAAGTTGTTGTTCGATTCATCTTTGTAAAGTTTTGGTTAGTAATGAAATAGTGCTTGTTTGTATTGCCGATATTACTTTAATAATCGCTCAATAGAAGATCGTTTGTGTCCAATTGTAAATTATCTGTATTTTTTCTTGGCGGAGGTTTGGCAGATATGAGGGTGCTTATAAATAAAAGTGAATTTTAGAGGCAGGCTTATACTAGAAGCTGTTCCGGATGCTTGTCCGGAATGAAGAATTCAAGAGGTTTGTCCACCGCGGTGGTTTCCTCAATGCGATTGTCAACTTGAGTCCTTCGGCTAGCTTGGGGTTACAAATCCAGGCCAGCAAGTCAAAAAGAATAGGTTACTTGGCTGCCCTTT from Echinicola soli encodes the following:
- a CDS encoding DUF5703 domain-containing protein, with amino-acid sequence MKVPFLFTVCLLWFGITECFAQDITGYNPVWTSMSENASESMPLGGGDVGMNVWVEDGDLFFYFSRSGTFDEHNTLLKLGRIRVKLSPNPFRDGGSFRQELDLEKGSISIDGGTGEDAVNISLWVDVCRPVIHVEVQGERPFRMETAYESWRYKNRPVKGAANNANSYKWAPQGDIITYRDSITFEEGGVLFYHQNREKTVFDVAVVQQKMEPVKEKMSNPIGSLTFGGMLKSEDLSPAGNGEGIYQDTDFRSWKLESIQAKQKQSFEILLHTDQTPQQEKWQDGLARLINDQPRSSKKAKANTEAWWQSYWNRSYVVTDPGRRSANDTVWQIGRNYQLFRYMLGCNAYGSYPTKFNGGLFTVDPVYTKEDMPFTPDHRNWGGGTMTAQNQRLVYFPMVRTGDFEMMQPQFDFYLRALKNAELRSKVYWGHRGASFTEQLENFGLPNPAEYNWERPEGYDPGMQANAWLEYQWDTVLEFCLMMMEQERYTGKDISNYIPFIESCLRFFDEHYQYLARRRGAKTFDQNGDLVLYPGTANETYKMAYNANSTIAGLQTILTRLLELPYLDSVQKVHWQEMLERIPPLNFREIDGHQVLAPAKLWERVNNTEVPQLYPVYPWGIYGIGKPDLQTAINTWKYDPDAIKFRSHIGWKQDNIFAARMGLTDEAAKFTLRKMGDSERRFPAFWGPGFDWVPDHNWGGSGMIGMQEMLLQTDDKKIYLFPAWPKDWDVRFKLHAPYQTTVEGIVENGELKELTVLPAERKADVVNMLGWSLEEKMDWN
- a CDS encoding aceric acid hydrolase → MNLKYVITGIGLGLCTGSAAMAQENALVDNSQSPYAKLNSVDLQDVTWTDGFWGEKFKMSRENTLPFMWELYHDADKNHAVRNFEIAAGEMKGKHDGPSFHDGDFYKVFEGMAVLYAETQDPKIDAQMDEAIALIAKAQREDGYLHTPVLIEERWGTLGDEYLQKQLGFEKYNMGHLMTAACVHYRATGKDNFLNVAKGVADFLYNFYQKASPELARNAICPSHYMGVVEMYRTTDDERYLELAQNLIDIRGKTSDGTDDNQDRVPFREQTEAMGHAVRANYLYAGVADLYAETGEEKLLENLKSIWDDVVYRKMYVTGGCGALYDGVSPNGTSYNPTEVQKIHQAYGKPYELPNAAAHNETCANIGNVLWNWRMLQLTGEAKYMDVIELNLYNSILSGISLQGTEFFYTNPLSAKKDLPYHLRWPNTREGYIALSNCCPPNVTRTLAEVANYAYSVSEEGVYVNLYGSNQLKTSLADGKELEIAQVTSYPWDEQVTLDVKKAPAGEFSFFLRIPGWCNEASLEVNGEKQRITLESGRYAEIKRKWKKNDQVKLTLEMPVKYLEANPLVEEARGQVAVKRGPIVYCVESMDLPEGKTVDDVILSLDENLSPEKFTIGNTELTSLTGQVYYQSEDHWQNKLYREVSATPYEKGSIRLVPYYSWANRGDGEMMVWLPYERK